A part of Candidatus Aegiribacteria sp. genomic DNA contains:
- the tsaA gene encoding tRNA (N6-threonylcarbamoyladenosine(37)-N6)-methyltransferase TrmO, with product MNEIIYRAIGTIHTPYSDMAPFQAREDDPKGPFVLELLPEYETALEDLEYFRYIIVLFHMDRVKGYNGSNIAHPPSLSGGTVGLFASRSPNRPNPIGLDVARILRIDGNRIFTSGLSVLDGTPLIDIKPYTKKDSKPDPGEGWLKDR from the coding sequence ATGAATGAAATAATTTACAGGGCTATAGGAACAATACACACACCCTATTCTGATATGGCTCCTTTTCAAGCGAGAGAGGATGATCCGAAAGGGCCCTTCGTTCTGGAGCTGCTGCCGGAATACGAAACAGCCCTCGAAGATCTTGAGTATTTCAGGTATATCATCGTTCTTTTCCACATGGACAGAGTAAAGGGTTACAACGGCTCAAACATTGCTCATCCACCTTCCCTCAGCGGCGGTACTGTAGGTCTGTTTGCCAGCAGATCTCCCAACCGGCCGAATCCAATCGGGCTCGATGTCGCGAGAATTCTTCGTATTGATGGAAACAGGATTTTTACCTCCGGGTTGAGCGTTCTTGACGGAACACCTCTGATAGACATAAAACCGTATACAAAGAAGGATTCAAAACCTGATCCGGGGGAAGGATGGCTAAAAGATCGGTAA
- a CDS encoding sulfurtransferase TusA family protein — translation MKGDVILDCKGLSCPMPILKLAMAIKKLEDGKVIEMYGTDPGSKDDVPAWCERTGNSLLEVVEVEDGFTFFIRRGE, via the coding sequence ATGAAAGGTGATGTGATTCTGGATTGCAAGGGGTTGTCGTGCCCTATGCCGATTCTGAAGCTCGCGATGGCCATCAAGAAGCTTGAGGATGGAAAGGTAATCGAGATGTACGGTACTGATCCTGGATCAAAGGACGATGTACCTGCCTGGTGCGAGAGGACTGGCAATAGTCTTCTAGAGGTGGTCGAGGTCGAAGACGGGTTTACATTCTTCATCCGTCGCGGAGAATAG